One Rhododendron vialii isolate Sample 1 chromosome 2a, ASM3025357v1 genomic region harbors:
- the LOC131317227 gene encoding uncharacterized protein LOC131317227, with amino-acid sequence MEFSFQYVPQKAVKGQALADFLADHPCVDIGDESELSLNALEISLTPWTLLFDESMTQQASAEYEAVVIGLEILRDLEAREVKIIGDSNLVINHLAGAFKCYSEDLAPYYMAAVQLIQDFDNVTVKHVSRSMNTEANSLALASTGEESDNEPENDWHTPIISFLKRPHHRTSRRCLGHPEAMRVMSEVHEGICGAHQSGKKMRWLIRRYGYYWPTILEDCIRFAKGCQPCQAHGPIQCVPAADYHAVVKPWPFRGWALDVIGKIYPPSSGNHTYILVATDYFTKWAEAVPLKSIDQQEQNIIISNSTPYYAQGNGQAESTNRTLVNIIEKMVEDNPKAWHELLSEALWAYRTSKKEATNITPYMLVYGHDLVLPMEVAAKSARIAYQNGLTPAYYTQAMLMELEDLDEVRLAALDHMLVQKRRVTRSYDKRVRKKSFTEDDLVWKAVFPLGEKNPRYDKWSPTWEGPYQIAQVLRGNVYLLMDLNGGLFKHLTNGKYLKHHYPTMWEMRDFGEIQSTKP; translated from the exons atggagtttagttttcaatacgtTCCTCAAAAGGCTGTAAAGGGTCAGGCCTTAGCAgattttcttgctgatcatccATGCGTGGATATCGGCGATGAGTCTGAGTTAAGTCTGAACGCTCTTGAGATATCACTTACTCCTTGGACACTGCTCTTTGACGAATCAATGACTCAGCAAGCCTCAG ctgaatacgaagcaGTTGTTATAGGCCTTGAGATCCTAAGAGATCTAGAGGCCAGAGAAGTAAAGattattggggattcaaacctcGTAATCAATCACTTGGCTGGAGCGTTCAAATGTTATAGTGAGGACTTGGCTCCTTATTATATGGCAGCAGTGCAATTAATccaagattttgataatgtcacGGTCAAACACGTCTCAAGGAGTATGAACACTGAAGCCAACAGCTTGGCTCTGGCCTCTACAG GTGAAGAATCAGATAATGAACCAGAAAACGATTGGCATACACCTATTATTTCCTTCCTAAAGAGGCCTCATCACAGAACTTCTAGAAG gtgtttagggCACCCCGAGGCCATGAGGGTCATGAGTGAAGTCCATGAAGGAATCTGTGGCGCCCATCAATCTGGAAAaaagatgagatggctaatcagaaggtatggatactattggccaaccatCTTAGAGGATTGTATTCGTTTTGCTAAAGGATGTCAACCTTGCCAAGCCCATGGCCCAATTCAGTGTGTTCCTGCAGCTGATTATCATGCTGTGGTCAAACCttggccatttagaggttgggccCTTGACGTAATTGGGAAAATTTATCCGCCCTCTTCAGgaaatcatacttacatcttggtGGCCAcggattacttcaccaagtgggcaGAAGCGGTGCCATTAAAGTCTATAGATCAACAAGAG CAAAATATTATTATCTCCAATTCTACTCCTTATTACGcacaaggaaatggccaagctGAATCCACCAACAGGACTCTTGTCAATATTATCGAGAAAATGGTAGAAGATAATCCAAAGGCCTGGCACGAATTGCTTTCTGAGGCCTTATGGGCCTACAGAACCTCAAAGAAGGAAGCCACCAATATAACTccttatatgttggtatatgggCATGATCTAGTCCTACCAATGGAAGTAGCAGCAAAGTCAGCAAGAATAGCATATCAAAATGGCCTCACTCCTGCATACTATACTCAGGCCATGCTGATGGAGCTTGAGGACTTGGACGAGGTTAGGCTTGCAGCTCTCGATCATATGTTggttcagaaaagaagagtcACTAGATCATATGACAAACGTGTAAGGAAAAAGAGCTTTACTGAGGATGACTTGGTTTGGAAGGCAGTCTTCCCCTTAGGggaaaagaatccaagatatGACAAGTGGTCTCCAACCTGGGAAGGACCGTACCAAATTGCTcaagtccttagaggtaatGTTTATCTTCTTATGGACCTAAATGGTGGTTTATTTAAGCAtttaacaaatggaaagtacCTAAAGCATCACTATCCTACTATGTGGGAGATGAGAGACTTTGGAGAAATTCAATCTACCAAACCATAA